A portion of the Thunnus maccoyii chromosome 20, fThuMac1.1, whole genome shotgun sequence genome contains these proteins:
- the LOC121887304 gene encoding urotensin-2 receptor — MNNKSVNLNTSPPRVGGGSGTVDHELVITSTFGTLLSVVYIIGVSGNVYTLVVMCHSIRFATSMYISIINLALADLLYLSTIPFVVSTYFLKDWYFGDVGCRILLSLDLLTMHASIFTLTVMCTERYLAVTKPLDTVRRSKSYRKALAWGVWLLSLVLTVPMMIMVAQTTKKSPDGAVKRMCAATWAPLAYKVYVTVLFGTSIMAPGLIIGYLYVKLARTYLESQRNSVISKGGKRSPKQKVLIMIFTIVLVFWACFLPFWIWQLLPLYHTKPLSLASQTHTCINYLVASLTYSNSCINPFLYTLLTKNYREYLKNRHKSFYRYTSSFKQRPPSLYSWGKSASSSNQFEFNSETLVMGTLK, encoded by the coding sequence ATGAATAACAAGTCCGTGAATTTAAACACGAGTCCGCCGCGGGTCGGCGGCGGCTCCGGGACTGTGGATCATGAACTCGTTATCACCTCTACTTTCGGAACGCTTCTATCCGTTGTCTATATCATCGGAGTGTCGGGAAACGTGTACACTCTGGTGGTGATGTGTCACTCGATCCGCTTTGCCACTTCTATGTACATCTCCATCATCAACCTGGCTCTGGCGGACCTGCTCTACCTCTCCACCATCCCCTTCGTGGTTTCCACATACTTCCTAAAGGACTGGTACTTCGGGGATGTGGGCTGCCGCATCCTGCTAAGCCTGGACCTCCTCACCATGCACGCCAGCATCTTCACCCTCACCGTCATGTGCACGGAGCGCTACCTGGCCGTGACCAAACCGCTGGACACGGTGAGACGCTCCAAGAGTTACCGCAAAGCTCTGGCGTGGGGTGTGTGGCTGCTCTCTCTGGTCCTCACCGTGCCCATGATGATAATGGTCGCCCAGACTACTAAGAAATCACCCGATGGGGCTGTGAAGAGGATGTGCGCAGCCACCTGGGCGCCCCTGGCTTATAAAGTGTACGTGACCGTCTTGTTTGGCACCAGCATCATGGCACCGGGGCTCATTATCGGATACCTGTACGTTAAGTTAGCCCGCACTTATTTAGAGTCCCAGCGCAACTCTGTGATCAGCAAAGGCGGCAAGCGGTCACCAAAGCAGAAAGTGCTGATCATGATTTTCACCATCGTGCTGGTGTTCTGGGCGTGCTTCCTGCCGTTCTGGATTTGGCAGCTGCTGCCTCTGTACCACACCAAGCCCCTGAGCCTGGCCTCgcagacacacacctgcatcAACTACCTGGTGGCGAGCCTCACATACAGCAACAGCTGCATTAACCCTTTCCTCTACACGCTCCTCACCAAGAACTACAGGGAGTACCTGAAGAACAGGCACAAGAGCTTCTACAGGTACACGTCCTCGTTCAAGCAGCGGCCGCCCAGCCTGTACTCGTGGGGGAAGTCGGCATCCTCAAGCAACCAATTTGAGTTCAACTCGGAGACGCTGGTCATGGGGACACTGAAGTGA